The Lycium barbarum isolate Lr01 chromosome 11, ASM1917538v2, whole genome shotgun sequence genome contains the following window.
CCCTTCAAATTTGACTCGTGCAAGTTGCATTTAGGAGTATTATATGGCATGATTTGTATCTAATAGCTGTTATCTGTTCAGGCCAATAAAATGCACTGGATTGTTGACAAAGTACCTGAGCAGTCCTTGTTAAACACTGCTGGATGGAGATTTATTATCCCACAACTTTACAGGCAATATCCAAATGAAGACATGAATCtgaatgtttccatattttctccACCCCATCTGAAAATTAAAGAACATCAGATTGATCTGACGGTTCACGCAGATGTCGTTCTTAATGTATTGAATTCAGGTCAAGTGACACCAGTTGCATGCTTTTCAATGGTAAGCTTCGTAAAAGGATCAACACTGGGCTGCATAATATTATTACCCATTTCCTTGCAGCTATTAGCTATTTGTTATTCATTATCACTTTCTTTGGAAGTGGACCTCACTCTGATGAAACGTCATTTAATTTGAAGACTAGACTAAAAGGTTGAAATTAGAAGTGAAATGAGCTTCTTACAAAGTAAGTTGGTTATTTAAGAAATATGTGCAACTTTTAGCTTTATACAGTATTTATCCCAGGGACGTGCTTATATCAAAATTATAGCCCCGTTTATTGTGTCTGAACTCTTTATCAGTCAAGTTCATTAAGAGATCTGTATTCTCTATAACCCTTGGCATGAAAGTTATCTAGGGTTTGATATTTTGATATTGGCTTGTATTAAGAACGTGCAATACATATCTGAAACCTAGTTTTCATCCCGTTTGGTATCTTGATTAAACTTGAAACTTTGCATATTCAACAGAAGAAAGCTTGTCATGGTGCAGGTGTAAGAGGCAAATGTAAAAAGTTTGCGTTGCTACCTGTAAAGAATTGGATTAGTATTTCATCCATTCTTGGAGATGCTAAAAGTATTTGCTCAGTTCACTTTTCTCATCACATTATGAGTCCTAATTGTGTAAGTGGTTGAAGAATTCCACCAAGAGGACAATTGTATTCTCTGATTCTACAACTGAAGGGAtggtttggggggtggggggtttATTATAAAGTTATCTCTTGATTATAAAGTTATCTCTTAGTCGCATATGCATGAATATGGAACGCCTCAAGAAACACCAGGGAGAGATGTCTCCATAGATTTAAAAGAATAAAGTCAGTTATTTTAAATACATAACTTTGTTAACGTAACTTCTCTTTTTTCCTTATCAAAAAAGTTATGTATTTAACATGTTTCGTGAAGGCATTTAACCTTACTTGTATTTTTTCAAACCCTGGTTTTGTCAAAGACTTGCATGTGATTTTGACCCTTCTGATTGCAGGCAGTCAGTGGTTCAGCTTCTCCATGGATTTCCAATGATAATCTTGGAGGAAGTATTGGATTGGATGAGTTCTTTTTATCTTTGAAATGGAGTAAAATTGGCAATTTGCACGTGAATCTAGTCCGGGTATATCTTCAGTTCACATGTGTTCTATTTTCCAGTTTATTATGTTTTCAACTAAGAATGCAACCTGGATGCACTTAAAACCCTCATTTCTTCATTTATTTATCTCATAGAGCTTCTAGGTTTTTTAGCTGTATGTCTGAGTAATGGAATGCGCTGCCTAGGCTCTCTAACTGTATCAGCGTTAGCGTGATAAATATCATTTAGAGATTGTTTTACCACTTTTTATTCTGTGACAACAAAATACAGTTTCCTTCCTTAGGTGATGATAAAACTGACTTAACCCTGAAAACTCTTGCAGCTACTGATGTCAACTGCACTGAGGACTGTGATCCTGCCATACATAAATTTAAAACTTAGTAGAGGATATCCGCTGCCCACATTTCACGGCTACATGCTTCACAATGCTGAAATCTTGTGCAGTGATTCATGGATCAAGATTTGCAGTGACGTTGCACCCGTTGAACAATTAACTATAAGTTAGTTCCTACATCATATGGTTGTGACTATGTTGCTTGGACCCTCCAAAGATACTGCCATACCCGTGTCGGACCCTCCATAAATGCATAGCTTTTGGAGGATCTGATATGCAACCCATCAGTATGTTTGAAGAGTCCAAGCGACATAAGGTTATGAGTCCCTCGTTTCCACTGTACCAGGCCTTGTATTGAAATGTAGTTGCACATTGATAGACAAAAATGTAAACTAGGTGTAgagttttttcttcttcttttgtttctctTGTAATTGCTATATGTATATTGGACATATAGCTATTGTCaatcctcctcctcttcttctatTCATATAAGTTCTCTTTATATATGATGAACATATAAATGCAAAATTTAGCAAGATGGTTCCTGCTTTGACCGACAAATTCTCTTTATATCATGAACATATACTTGCAAATCCTAACTATGATAGGTGATAATTGGCGTACTCCGATGAGTGGGTGGAATCTTTCACTCTGTCGAACATACAAAAAATTGAAGGTAGTATTATACCGATCTCAAGTCATGGACCTGTTTCTTTGGCCCATTTTCTATGCATCGGTATTCTATATGTCCGACATAAGACTCGGCTTGTTAGATATTACAGATGTTCAGTGAGCACGTGCGGAATCTCTCTACCATTTTATTCTCTTCCACTTTGACCAATATGCGTCCACTTGGTACTAATAGCTTTATCGGGAAACTTCTCACTTAGTAGAGCTTTTCAAGGAATTAGCTTAGTAAAGCTATATTGGCAGCGCTTGGGACAACTTTAGACGCAGTCTATTTCCTTTAGCAATATGATCGTGAGGTCTTTTAGAAATTTAAAATCAGAATTCTCCGATCCAATGGGCAGAAAAGTTTTCATATGTATACCCTTTCTTGCTGAAGGGCTGACCATACGTCAAACCACCAAAGAAATTAAGATAAATCAGTGATCATGACATTATAGCCTTATAGGTGCTTGTGATGGAACATGTGCGACTTCCCTCGTTACTTAAGTGGTATGGCCCGTTGCATAAGTGCCTCCCCCATAATCCATTTCTCTAGTCTTTCCTCTTTAGAGAGCCACAACTTAATTTTACTAAACTAATCTATAACGCTCGTGCTAGgggctaactttttttttttttttggctaagctCTTGTCAGGTGAGACTGATAGAAAGAAAGAACATGGGAAAATCATGCATGGTGCTTCTCCTATTTTTGAGGAACAGTTAAACTAGCGACTCATGAATATTACCAGGTTGAATGATCAATAAATCAAAGACGTTCGGTATGTGTTTTATGCAAGACCTTGTCTTCACCGTGATACATACTTCAAGTTCTTATGGCAAAAAGACGAGGAGAGTTTATCAATATTGATGATTTGAAATGTTAGTCATAACAAATCTGCGAACTAAAACGTGAAAGGAGTAGATTTCACGTGtcaaaataatttgaaaaaatgGCTCAAATTTACTCCTCTACTTTGGATTGTAGTTTAGAAATAACCATACTTTATATTTTACATCAGAGTTTCAGTAAAAGTCAACAGTAAAAATGAGACTTTTTTTCCTAATTATATAAGTAAAATTAGATAAAGTATACTGGAGGTTAAAGTTACTCAATATTGAATAATAAGTGCAAATTTGACATTTTTCCCCAGTTTATTTTgggaaatttttaaaaatatatagcccaacataaaatattacgtCACAACTTATACTTTGAGCTTGTTACCCGATTTAgctcatatttgtgtataaacactttTCACACACTATTaatatatactttatacaaggttgatacaaaGTATAAGCTGTGATGTATCTATTTTAAAAAATAGACATAGAGCTTGGCCAGGAGGTCACGTGTTCGAGCTGTGGAAACAATCTCTTATAGAAATGTAGTGTAAGACTGCGTACAACAGATTCTTCTAATCTGACCCTTTTTCGGACCCTGCGCAgagggagcttagtgcaccggattccccttttccttttttatttttcccttgtatatatatatggtatagaGAAAAAAAAGGGCCATAGTTGTAAAAAGAAGGTCAAGAATTGAGCGAGGATTAGGGCGTATAATAACAAACCGGTCCGATTTAGTACTAATACAAAAACCCGGCCTCTCCTTTGCCTTATCTCtctaataaaataaaacaaaataccTGTAtgtttctctctctaaaaaaaaaaaactaagtgtaTTTGCTGCTAGTTTTTGATACTTACGCGAATTATTATTCCTTTAACAGGTTACTCAATTACCCGCCAATAAGGTATACTTATTAATAATCCccctttttaatttttcaaatttccctAACGTTATATACTCtctccctctctttctctctctagggTTTCATCAATGGCTTCTTACTTTTCTCTTTCTCGCAGTTCTCGTCAATTTCTCCCCATACGGTGCCGTTTTTGGAAACAAATACCAGAATTGGttaggatttgatattttaattcatgtctgGTTAGTTATgatttatagtcaaatttatGTAGCAATACGTTTTCTCAGTTTATAGTCGAAATGTAATAGGGTTTCTGCTAACTATTTTCATAACCAGAGATTATTGTAGAGAGCACATGATTCAAAGATTTATTGGTTTATGAATAGCAATATAGGGATATTTTCAATAATCTACAGCTTTTGGAAATATTTACTCCACatagcccaatatacaatattatgcCTGGGGGAAAAGCATTAtgcataatgtatcaaccttgtataaagtgtataatactgtataaaaggtgtttatacacaaagtaTAGGCTACCTGacgtaaatattttaaaaaatagacatatagcgtaattgtcctttttttttttttccttcagatTCGATGGCTGAGATTGAATCAGATCAAATTCTGGGAGACAAAAGGCCGCCGGATGATAGAATGTCAGAAGGATTAGAAGGTCCAATTTCGAAGAAGGCGAGGGGAGTGATGATTAGTAATGTGAAGGGAGTTGCTGAAATGGTACTTGTATTGGCAGCTATGGGAAAAATGAGAGGAGGTAAGGGTCCCACTGATGCAGAAAAGGAAATGGTGGAGGAGGCTAGAGAGAGATTGGCGAAAGTATGTGTGAAATTTGCGCCGAAAGATGTGTTTCCAAGAGATGGTTTTGGTGGTGTTATTGAGGATCTTGGGCTTAATAAGCTGAAGGAGCAGAGTATAGGTTATTGGCCTCCCAAAATGTCTATTGCTGAAAAGTTATTGGTTGCCAAAAGAAAGGTAGGGAAGCTTTTTTCAGTTAAATTGATCGAGTTTCATTTGCTTTTCCACCTTTATCAAAGAGTAATGTAGTTAGTTTGGCATGCTTTGTTTGTTTGAGGGTGTTTGTTTAGTGGGAAAGTTCTCAAAGAACTAAATGTAGGAAGTATGTGTATAGGGGATTGCTTCTTCTGTTGAATTAGTAGATTAATCAGTCTATTTGGTTTTGGATTTTCATTTTTCGGTTAATTCTATAGTTTGTTCTCCATATTTAGTAGTTTTACCTCGTATATGCATATTATTTTTTGTTCTTCAACTTTACTAATACCTGTTACATAGTTTGCTTTGTTCATCTTGCTATCCTGCTTTGATTATGCtttctttgagccgagggtctatcggaaacaacctctgtatcccacaaaggtaggggtaaggtctacgcACATCctaccttccccagaccccacttgtgggattacactgagtatgttatTGTTCTACTATTAAAGAGAATGATGTAGTTATACTTTTAAGCAGGATTTAGCTATTTAGTTTGGCATGCAATGCATTGTTTGTTTGAGGGTGATTTGTATGATGGGAAAGTTTTTAAAAGAATTAAATACAATTGTCTATGGTTCTTTGCTTTTTGGTGTAATCTGCAGGATGTAAAGGATGAAAATAGCATGATAGATTTCATATAATCTCTACAAAGATAGGTCTTTCACAGTAAGAAGCCTTCTATTCGTTTTTGTACTGAAGGTTTCAGTTACGTGTACTGCGTTAGCACCAGCTTAGTGCTAAGTTGTCCCTAATTTGAATATACATCTTACTTACCTATAAAAAGAAAGATTCTAAATGAATTAAATGTAGGAACTATATGTGTAGACAATTGCTTCTTCTGTTGAATTAGTAGATTAATCCGTCTATTTTGTTTTGGATTTGCATTTTTTGTTTAATTCTATAGTTTGTTAATATGAACTTCTTTTAGAGGGGGTTGGTGGGGAGGTAAATAGGCTGCCCAATTGTTTTGGAATTAGGGAAGCCTTGGTTGCTTCGGAGCTTCTAATCTCCTTTGCAACTATTCGTATAGAATTACCATTGAGGGTAACTATTCCACGCGTTTGCTTGTCAAAAAAGATTAAATAGAAGCTTGGGAGGTCTTTAGCATTTGAGTTGAAGGATAATTGATTGATCAAGTGCATGCAGATCATGAAATTTGAATTTTGGGGTAATTTTTTGCTCTTTGATTGTGAACTTTAGCCGGTTTGGAGTTCATGGATCTGATGAGAAGCAAGTCTACTGCTTCTCAATAACCAATTGAAGTCAAATCAGTCTGTTGAGTTGCATCTTAAATGTCTAACCCAATTCCCATCTTTAACTTTTTTCCTTTCTGCTATTAGATGGAAAAGATGCAGGGATTTTCTCGACCCTCTGCCAGCTATTCATCTCAAAGGTCTCAAACTGCAGTGGGTGCAGCAACTGAAAGCCATAATGCGTCACATATTAAAACGTTTCCTCAACCAAGTCATGCAGTAAATTCATCAGGAAGCTTCCAACCTGCTTCACCTATGGGACGTGGGACTCACGTAAGTTCTGCAGCTTTGCCTTATCAGCTGCCCACCAGTGAGGTCAGGCCTTTAATGACCGGTGGAGTGGTCTCTGGTAATCTTGTAAGGGATTCTTCTTCAGTAGCACCTCCCAGAGTTGGAAGACCGCATTTCCAAATGGATGGACGACAAAGTGGATCTTCCCATGCATTGCAAGTTCAAGGTAACAAATATGCAGTCCTCTAAACTGTCCAAGGTGCTTCAGGATCTTTGTTCGTTAAGTGATTCCCTCAATGTGGAACTTTACCAATTTGTCAGAAAAAGTGGGGGAACTTGTCCAAATGACGTTCAGGTTAGGTAGGAAGGATAGCTTGTCTAGGTTGTACAGTTGCTTCACTTAGCTCAGTACATGTTCTAGCTTCGCACATGTGAGAAAGAGTCTAGGTGATTATTAGGTCAAACATGCTTAGTTATCAGCAGGGTTATCATCTAAGTTCGGAGTTGTCCATTAAGTGCCATTTTATTAGAAGCTTAGGTGATTCTTCATTCTACTCTAATTCACCTACctgttctctttttcttttcaacaatGCATATATAGACCTAGTTTGCTGGTCGTCCATCCAGGAAGTTGGCTTTGCCAGAATTTTGTCTTCGTGAATTTTTTTCCTTTGAATTTTCTTCTTATTCATTTTTTCATTCTGAACCATATGAAGCTTATTGATTTGTAGCAATTGCTGGCAATCACTCAACTGTCAGAACTCCAACTTGGTCGGTGCTACCTGCATCAGTTTCAGCAGTTAGACCTGGTGCAGATAACAAGGTGACACCACATGCAACTATTAAAGTTGAGGGAGGTGCTGATGTCAGGTCAACAATGGCACCACATGCAACTATTAAAATTGAGGGAGATGCTGATGTCAGGTCAACAATGGCACAAGTAACAACACCTAGGCCATTTATTACTCAGAGCACATCTGGAAATTCACCAAGCACATACCCTCATTTACAAGGCACGACCTTTATTCAGGCTCCTCTTCGGAGCAATACTCATTCTGAAATTGGAAAGATTGTTCAGAAATTTTTACAGCCCCTGCTTCCTGAGCGGCCTGCATGGACTGTGCCATCCCGTGATTACATGAATAGGGCTTTGACTTGCCAAATGTGCAGTTCAACAATAAATGAGGTTGACAATGTACTTGTTTGTGATGCTTGTGACAAAGGCTATCACTTAAAATGTCTCCAAACAACAAATCAAAAAAGTGTCCCTAGAGGGGAATGGCATTGTGGGAAGTGTTTGTCGATAACAAATGGCAAGCCGCTGCCCCCTAAATATGGTCGTGTGATGCGGAACATCAATTCCTCTAAAATGCCTACAATTACAGCAGCTGTTCAATCATCTCCAGATAGAAAAGCTTTTGGTCCGGACAAGAAGGTTATTCAGTCGAAGATAATGGGGAATGGAAATGTTGCCTTGCAGAATTCCAATGGCATGGCAAATAATCTTAACCAACTACCATCTGGGCCAAAGATGGAAAAAGACAAAAGAATGGGAGGAACTGATAATGTATCCGGTAAAGGAAATGTGGAGAGTCAAGTTTCTTCTGCGACCTGTCCAAGTAATTTGGCTTCGGGAATCTGTTCAAATAATTTGACTTCAAGAATCTGTTCAAATAATTTGACAGTGCCTTCCAATGATAACAGTTTCTCTCCTGCTTGCTCAATGATCGATAGATCTTTTGAAGAGAAGGTGGTTGAAGTAAAATCTCAGCCTCCTGCAAAATCTGAAACAGTTTCCATCTCATTTGATCACTCGCAAGCCCTTACTCAGCTGCAGGCCAATGGTCATGCTTGGGTAGCCAATAGTGTAGAGATTCCTTCCCAGCAGTTTCCTGGAAGTCAGTCCATGGTCAGTGATGCTAAGCAATCTAGAGCAAGTTTAGCTAATAGTTCAagcgatgaatgtagaagagaaAATCAAGGTGTCGGACTGACAAATCTTGCTGAAACTCCTATTGCCAGTAATGGGGGTGCTGACTGCGTTAGCTCTACATCAGATCCCGTTGAGAGCGTTGACTGGATTGGCAGTGTGCTCCAAGTTGCAGATGAGAAGCAATATTACCAATCTTGTCGCTGCAATGGGTTCATATACAATGTTCAGGAATATGCTGTTATTCGTTTTGAGGATGAGAGATTGGTTCCTTCAAAGCTTCTGGTAAGAATTTGATTTCATTAAATTTTAACCGATCTCCCATACAATGTTGTCTGATTGGTAGTCTTTTCTCAGTCACTATATTTGCAATATAATGGCCTTTTCAAGTAAAAAATATACCGAGTACTGTTGTTACTATCTCTGAGGAAGCCTTGACACAACAACAAGAGTTGCTGCCACATGTGACAGGGAGGTCACAGGTTGATGCCGTGAAAACAACCTCGTGCAGAAATGCAAGATAAGGTTGCGTACAATATACCCAATATGGTCCGGCCCTTCCACAGACCCCTGCGATagtgggagcttagtgcaccctACCCTTTATTATTGTTCCTATCGCTGCATTTATTGGAATTATTACTGCTCCGAATTGTATATGGACTAGGCTCACCAGTGATGTTTTACCTGTGGCATTTGAAGCCACCTTGTGGAGCATAGTCATTGATATGTGCACGTTTATTTTTTGAGTGCAAATTTTCCTGCTCTCGGCCTTAAGTTAGCGCCGTGCCGTTGAGCAGATGCAAGTTTATACACGTACGTGCATATCCAAAAGATACTTATGCACATCATTGGTTTTAAAAATTTGTGATCGTTTCCTTCAGTTAAATGTTTGGACAAGCAACGCCTCTTGTAATACTATTTTTTAGTTCTATTTTCTCAGAGGAGCAATGGGGAGAATGTTTACTCTTTGCATTGAAGTGGATGTCTACGACAGTTTTTGCTTCTAAATTCATGTCTTTGGTAGTCTCGCTTGCATATAGACACTCTTTTGATATGTGTCCTTGATGTTCACGTGGAGAAACCTATTTCCCATTCCTTTCAGGCTATGTGGGAGGATCTAAAAGCAGGAAAGAAATGGGTTACTGTCAATCGGTGTTACTTCCCAAGGGACTTGCCACATGCTGTAGGCCGTCCATGTAGCTTGGAAAGCAATGAGGTAAATAACATATGCTGTTGGCTGCCCATGTGGCTTCCACtaattttattttaagaaaaaagagaaaataacAAGTGCAACTTCATTTGATGGCTCAAAAGAAGGCCCTTAGGCCAATCTGTTGCGACTATATTTGCTTTTGGGCTCATATAGGGTGTTTCCTTCTTTGAGTCAATTTGTGAAGTGAGtgtatttgttttcttttttctctttttgtatCTGTATTCTGGACCTTAAAAAGGGTTGATCTCCTTTGAGTGAATTTTGTATTTACCTTGATAAAAGAGCAGAAATTTCAAATTGGACCTCAGATATTTTTGGGGATACTTACCTAtaaagaaacatttttttttttggatacttGTGTCCAGGATTCTAGAATGTTTTGACTCCTGTTCTATGTGCTTTTGCATGGAACAAATATGATAATGACCATCTGATCTTGTAGCATTTCTCGTCCATCTTATAACAATATGATAACACAAGTAAAATTCTATTAGTTGTGCTTTTTCAACCTCCATTTTTCTATAGCAAGGAGGCAGATTTGTTTTTGTGTTATTTAAGGTCTCCCCCATCTTCCACCTCGAAAAGGTCTCTCTCATTATCCATCTCCCTTCCAGTGGGGAATATACACCCATCTGCACCATGCTCCCTGTTTGTCACTTTGCTATGTCTGAGGGAGGAATGAACTAAGATTAACACAAAAACACGCAATAGATAGCTTGCATACTTGCTAACACTACCAATTAACCCAACCCAAGATAGATTTAGGAGAAGAAAGAAGGATAGTTTCTATTAGAAGAAGCAATTAGTAAACACAAGTAAAATATATCTTGAACCAACTAATTAATAATTCAACTACAAGAGTTTATTAAAGCGTGAAAAAAAATGGATGAGAGAAAGAAGTGAGGAATCGTCTTTTTGATGAATCTCCCACTCCACTCTGTTACTTCAAAAAGCAATTCAACTACAAAAATTCAGTAAAGGGAGAAGATAATTGAACTCATACAAGAAAAGCTTAGTAGTTTACCATCAAGCATTCAGGATGAGGTTCAAATGAAGAACAATAGGTCAATTCCCAAAGGGGTCTCCCACTACAAAGGTGTTCTTCCAAATCATCCAAAGACTACCCTAAACTTAAAGACTTCCTATTTATATGCTAAGCTAATGGATTAGGCCCAAATACAAAATTAAGATCCTAAATAACTATGTAGGCAGTGTGACCCAAGTGGGGTGCACGCAGCCCACATCTGACCATCCCATAGATGCCTTTAGAAGTCGGGGAGTGTGACAGACCAGTTAATCTTCCTGTACTATCTATTACTTGTATAAACAAAATTTACGCACTACTCGTTTTTTATCCCTAGTGATGGAGGAGGATGGGTTTTGTGTACTTGGATTGTTAACCTACTGTTTCAGTCAATTTGGAGAACTTTTGCTTTGTTGGAAAATTCATTCTAGCTAAGGGACTTTTTCTTTTACGTACTTGGTGATTGAGGTATATTGTGATAATACAACCTCTTTTTGGGGAGTAAATTAGCATGATAATAGAAGCTTATAAGAAAAGTTATTACAAACTTACGAAGGTATTGTGATATTACAACCTTATTTTGGGGGATAAATTAGCATGATAATTCAAAAGCTTATAAGCTTGTATGaaaacctatgttgctcggactctccaaaaatgatgccgcacccgtgtcagatccttcaaaaatacactacttttggaggatccgacacgcacccgtgtccatttttgaagagtccgagtaacatattGAAAACAgatattacaaacttataatgCTTGATAGTATTTGAATTAATTAATTAGGATTGTTAGAATATAATTTTTTCTCTTCCAGTTGTCTCTACTGCAAAGGAAAAATGCTCCCAGACACAGATTCCCAGATAAGCAAAATAGATCCAGATCTGATTCTCTCTCCTCAAACCACCATCACAGCCCTCACTCCAGCATGACTCCAACTCTCTCTCTCCTCCATAGCCTATATCTACAGCTTTTTCTCTCTCCTCCATAGCCTCCATCTACAGCTTTTTCTAGTTCTTTTGCTTTCTCTCTCCTCCAAATATTTTCAGATCTACCCTCTGTCGACATCGGCGACCTCTGACAGTGCCGGATAAATTTTCCGGCGACCTGTCAGtgccggaaaaaaaaaaaaaaactccggcGACCTGAGTTGCTGCCGGCAGAATCACCGGTGACATCTGACAGTGCCGGCGACCACATCAATCAACATAAAACTCCTTCAGTGGTCATTTCAGTCTCTTCAGTGACTTTCATTAGAAACATGCAGGGCTCACACCTTTTTTTATCAGTGGGGATAAATCCTTTGAACTCAGGAATACGGGGGATAAATATTATAACTGGTTTTCATTAATAGAAAGGGGCAAGAGATATACAAGCAAGATCAATATGGATATTCAGAACCTGAGATGGGTGTGCGAAGCGCTTATTCAAGCATCAAAAGGCGCTGGTCGACTATATAGAAGGTGGGGTAGAAAACAACAACACAATCTTTTCAGAGTTTACCAAAACTTCAATGTTTATGGTAGATTTGTTCGCATAGAGGTTTGGCATGGTTCATCTAAAGCAGCAGTGATAATCCCTGAGATCAGCCTCAACAGTGGATGGTCAGATATTGCGAAGAAAATCCTTCGATTTCTGAAAGAATTCAGCGAAGCAGAGCCACTGCTTCCTCTTCCCCCATTGACAAAATCTTATCGTGCAGCTGCTAGCATTGACAGATGGCCAGATATAAGTCAAGGAACCAACAAAGGAGAATTGAGTGGAAAACATCCTCTGCACAGAAGCTTGGTTGGCACCTTCAATGATCCATTTCATCACAGTCCCAATCCCGAAACTATTCAGAAATGGTTCATTAGTAGATGGAGAGTTACTGCTGGCATCAAAGTCATACCTTTAGACCACAATCAGTTCCTCTTTGAGCTTCCTTCCAGGCAAGAGGCAATAAGGGTAAAGGCAGGGAATTGGTTCTGGAACGGAAGACATCTTTCTTTATCTTGGTGGTCGCATGACATTTTCTCATTGCAATCTGGTAACTGCTCGGAAAACATATGGTTGAAAGTTTTTGGAATCCCCCTAAATGCTTGGTCAATGGATACTTTTGAACATATAGGGGCTCGTTGCGGGGGTTATGTCGGTGTTGATGAAGATACGAAGAACAGAACCCACCTGATCTGGGCTCGCATCTGCGTCAAAAAATCAGCTATGAAGTTTCCGGcaagtttgaattttgaatttgatGATAGGATCTTCGAATTGCCAATAATTAAGGAAATCCGGTCTTTTTCTTTACATGCTGGTCCTTCAACTGGTTTGCCCGAGGTTGGTAATAAGATGGGATCAAATTCTCT
Protein-coding sequences here:
- the LOC132616870 gene encoding uncharacterized protein LOC132616870 isoform X1, coding for MSDSMAEIESDQILGDKRPPDDRMSEGLEGPISKKARGVMISNVKGVAEMVLVLAAMGKMRGGKGPTDAEKEMVEEARERLAKVCVKFAPKDVFPRDGFGGVIEDLGLNKLKEQSIGYWPPKMSIAEKLLVAKRKMEKMQGFSRPSASYSSQRSQTAVGAATESHNASHIKTFPQPSHAVNSSGSFQPASPMGRGTHVSSAALPYQLPTSEVRPLMTGGVVSGNLVRDSSSVAPPRVGRPHFQMDGRQSGSSHALQVQAIAGNHSTVRTPTWSVLPASVSAVRPGADNKVTPHATIKVEGGADVRSTMAPHATIKIEGDADVRSTMAQVTTPRPFITQSTSGNSPSTYPHLQGTTFIQAPLRSNTHSEIGKIVQKFLQPLLPERPAWTVPSRDYMNRALTCQMCSSTINEVDNVLVCDACDKGYHLKCLQTTNQKSVPRGEWHCGKCLSITNGKPLPPKYGRVMRNINSSKMPTITAAVQSSPDRKAFGPDKKVIQSKIMGNGNVALQNSNGMANNLNQLPSGPKMEKDKRMGGTDNVSGKGNVESQVSSATCPSNLASGICSNNLTSRICSNNLTVPSNDNSFSPACSMIDRSFEEKVVEVKSQPPAKSETVSISFDHSQALTQLQANGHAWVANSVEIPSQQFPGSQSMVSDAKQSRASLANSSSDECRRENQGVGLTNLAETPIASNGGADCVSSTSDPVESVDWIGSVLQVADEKQYYQSCRCNGFIYNVQEYAVIRFEDERLVPSKLLAMWEDLKAGKKWVTVNRCYFPRDLPHAVGRPCSLESNEVYLSNCSSTVMASQIQGPCDVLPLSKFNEERERISHLETRPNGGLRPLYLCKWIYDESKGLFRDVSC
- the LOC132616870 gene encoding uncharacterized protein LOC132616870 isoform X3, which gives rise to MSDSMAEIESDQILGDKRPPDDRMSEGLEGPISKKARGVMISNVKGVAEMVLVLAAMGKMRGGKGPTDAEKEMVEEARERLAKVCVKFAPKDVFPRDGFGGVIEDLGLNKLKEQSIGYWPPKMSIAEKLLVAKRKMEKMQGFSRPSASYSSQRSQTAVGAATESHNASHIKTFPQPSHAVNSSGSFQPASPMGRGTHVSSAALPYQLPTSEVRPLMTGGVVSGNLVRDSSSVAPPRVGRPHFQMDGRQSGSSHALQVQAIAGNHSTVRTPTWSVLPASVSAVRPGADNKVTPHATIKVEGGADVRSTMAPHATIKIEGDADVRSTMAQVTTPRPFITQSTSGNSPSTYPHLQGTTFIQAPLRSNTHSEIGKIVQKFLQPLLPERPAWTVPSRDYMNRALTCQMCSSTINEVDNVLVCDACDKGYHLKCLQTTNQKSVPRGEWHCGKCLSITNGKPLPPKYGRVMRNINSSKMPTITAAVQSSPDRKAFGPDKKVIQSKIMGNGNVALQNSNGMANNLNQLPSGPKMEKDKRMGGTDNVSGKGNVESQVSSATCPSNLASGICSNNLTSRICSNNLTVPSNDNSFSPACSMIDRSFEEKVVEVKSQPPAKSETVSISFDHSQALTQLQANGHAWVANSVEIPSQQFPGSQSMVSDAKQSRASLANSSSDECRRENQGVGLTNLAETPIASNGGADCVSSTSDPVESVDWIGSVLQVADEKQYYQSCRCNGFIYNVQEYAVIRFEDERLVPSKLLVYLSNCSSTVMASQIQGPCDVLPLSKFNEERERISHLETRPNGGLRPLYLCKWIYDESKGLFRDVSC
- the LOC132616870 gene encoding uncharacterized protein LOC132616870 isoform X2, whose translation is MAEIESDQILGDKRPPDDRMSEGLEGPISKKARGVMISNVKGVAEMVLVLAAMGKMRGGKGPTDAEKEMVEEARERLAKVCVKFAPKDVFPRDGFGGVIEDLGLNKLKEQSIGYWPPKMSIAEKLLVAKRKMEKMQGFSRPSASYSSQRSQTAVGAATESHNASHIKTFPQPSHAVNSSGSFQPASPMGRGTHVSSAALPYQLPTSEVRPLMTGGVVSGNLVRDSSSVAPPRVGRPHFQMDGRQSGSSHALQVQAIAGNHSTVRTPTWSVLPASVSAVRPGADNKVTPHATIKVEGGADVRSTMAPHATIKIEGDADVRSTMAQVTTPRPFITQSTSGNSPSTYPHLQGTTFIQAPLRSNTHSEIGKIVQKFLQPLLPERPAWTVPSRDYMNRALTCQMCSSTINEVDNVLVCDACDKGYHLKCLQTTNQKSVPRGEWHCGKCLSITNGKPLPPKYGRVMRNINSSKMPTITAAVQSSPDRKAFGPDKKVIQSKIMGNGNVALQNSNGMANNLNQLPSGPKMEKDKRMGGTDNVSGKGNVESQVSSATCPSNLASGICSNNLTSRICSNNLTVPSNDNSFSPACSMIDRSFEEKVVEVKSQPPAKSETVSISFDHSQALTQLQANGHAWVANSVEIPSQQFPGSQSMVSDAKQSRASLANSSSDECRRENQGVGLTNLAETPIASNGGADCVSSTSDPVESVDWIGSVLQVADEKQYYQSCRCNGFIYNVQEYAVIRFEDERLVPSKLLAMWEDLKAGKKWVTVNRCYFPRDLPHAVGRPCSLESNEVYLSNCSSTVMASQIQGPCDVLPLSKFNEERERISHLETRPNGGLRPLYLCKWIYDESKGLFRDVSC